A window of the Lactuca sativa cultivar Salinas chromosome 5, Lsat_Salinas_v11, whole genome shotgun sequence genome harbors these coding sequences:
- the LOC111897639 gene encoding uncharacterized protein LOC111897639 isoform X1, with translation MEFWYEDCKSLLEQVNLQEKELRNKRRWLIGLPTSGNEAGKLKESKSQPERPIPEYLLREDDVFYETIRSFVKKLVEEPESKNKYQILHDDMQLIHSPTDITTLLFLIDDMTNQGLFQFAKLLTSGSIEFEKTRWKMKQIIKQHLLENNTPKIKLSNDHLSLLKNPQNFRWNHEFRFIPDSGSSHSAVYKILSILEDLPLQTLSAMHRKLRGVKDYIPKLIPKRSGWNRDVLIKRLRVKCLRFLSKLNEGDSLQEPLAKAMEVAGLTLKLIQGYHYATNFIQFSPEIISLQNEIAMCIKLVDHIELKFLKKIQIIIDPDVKLSDSPLRVKNLLMEYLLECSDIENIPRSLFKVLAIIKKSPKGKKKRMVEMKVDEEVECILNVSASMKQVLWDVIPEDDFDLKFAGVYTEDHGESDGDDICEDNEQHMENNVSNFSDFNEEVGSTEEIEIKLANSDSMAGISLMESDSLNSLKVTNSMPYHLVSFGNMETNRVCDKDLSLERNLVFDDDRGICGNRYLGVQVASDEVSMVAYCVIGRMLGDFARIEGCELNSSDLCYLESGSNDLNKKFSKAARKEKTTHEEDDCSIMIKVVEELIPSFPKSEADRLKELMGCK, from the exons ATGGAATTCTGGTACGAAGATTGTAAATCGTTGTTGGAACAAGTTAATCTTCAAGAGAAGGAGCTTAGGAACAAGAGAAG GTGGTTAATCGGATTACCAACGTCCGGAAACGAAGCTGGCAAACTAAAAGAATCTAAATCTCAACCTGAAAG GCCCATACCTGAATACCTACTTAGGGAAGATGAT GTATTCTATGAAACTATAAGATCTTTTGTCAAAAAGCTAGTTGAAGAACCTGAATCCAAAAACAAATACCAAATTCTTCATGATGACATGCAACTTATTCATTCACCTACAGACATTACAACTCTTCTATTCCTAATCGATGATATGACAAATCAAGGCCTTTTCCAATTTGCCAAACTACTGACAAGTGGTTCCATTGAATTTGAAAAAACCCGTTGGAAAATGAAACAAATCATCAAACAACACCTCTTGGAAAACAATACCCCAAAGATAAAACTATCCAACGATCATTTATCATTACTCAAGAATCCACAAAATTTCCGTTGGAATCACGAATTCCGTTTCATTCCCGATTCCGGTTCTTCCCATTCCGCTGTTTATAAGATACTTAGCATACTCGAAGATTTACCCCTTCAAACTCTTTCCGCCATGCATCGAAAACTCCGTGGAGTCAAAGATTACATTCCGAAGTTAATCCCAAAAAGATCCGGATGGAATCGCGACGTGTTGATCAAGCGATTGAGAGTTAAGTGTTTACGGTTCCTTTCGAAACTTAATGAAGGAGATTCATTACAAGAACCATTAGCAAAAGCAATGGAAGTTGCAGGGTTGACTTTAAAGTTGATTCAAGGATATCACTATGCAACTAACTTCATTCAATTTTCACCCGAAATTATCTCTCTTCAAAACGAGATTGCAATGTGTATCAAACTAGTTGACCATATTGAACtaaaatttttaaagaaaatacaaattataATCGACCCTGATGTGAAATTATCTGATTCGCCTTTACGGGTTAAGAATTTGTTGATGGAATATCTTTTAGAGTGTAGTGATATTGAGAACATTCCACGGTCTTTATTTAAAGTTCTTGCTATTATAAAGAAAAGTCCTAAAGGTAAAAAGAAACGTATGGTGGAAATGAAAGTAGATGAAGAAGTGGAATGTATTTTGAACGTGAGTGCTTCTATGAAGCAAGTTTTGTGGGATGTGATCCCGGAGGATGATTTTGACCTAAAGTTTGCTGGTGTGTACACGGAGGATCATGGAGAAAGTGATGGTGATGATATTTGTGAAGATAATGAACAACATATGGAAAATAATGTGTCTAATTTCAGTGATTTCAATGAAGAAGTAGGAAGTACCGAGGAGATTGAGATCAAACTGGCTAATTCCGATTCCATGGCGGGAATTAGTTTGATGGAATCGGATTCCTTGAATAGTTTGAAAGTTACAAATTCAATGCCATATCACTTGGTGAGCTTTGGAAATATGGAAACGAATCGAGTTTGTGATAAAGATTTAAGTTTGGAAAGGAATTTAGTGTTTGATGATGATAGGGGTATTTGTGGAAATCGGTACCTTGGTGTGCAAGTTGCTAGTGATGAGGTGAGTATGGTGGCGTATTGTGTCATTGGTCGTATGTTGGGTGATTTTGCACGAATCGAAGGATGTGAATTGAATTCCAGTGATTTATGTTATCTTGAAAGTGGAAGCaatgatttaaataaaaaatttagtaAAG CTGCAAGAAAAGAAAAAACTACTCATGAGGAAGATGACTGTTCAATCATGATTAAGGTAGTAGAAGAGCTAATTCCCTCTTTTCCTAAAAG TGAAGCAGATAGACTAAAGGAATTGATGGGTTGTAAATAA
- the LOC111897639 gene encoding uncharacterized protein LOC111897639 isoform X2: MEFWYEDCKSLLEQVNLQEKELRNKRRWLIGLPTSGNEAGKLKESKSQPERPIPEYLLREDDVFYETIRSFVKKLVEEPESKNKYQILHDDMQLIHSPTDITTLLFLIDDMTNQGLFQFAKLLTSGSIEFEKTRWKMKQIIKQHLLENNTPKIKLSNDHLSLLKNPQNFRWNHEFRFIPDSGSSHSAVYKILSILEDLPLQTLSAMHRKLRGVKDYIPKLIPKRSGWNRDVLIKRLRVKCLRFLSKLNEGDSLQEPLAKAMEVAGLTLKLIQGYHYATNFIQFSPEIISLQNEIAMCIKLVDHIELKFLKKIQIIIDPDVKLSDSPLRVKNLLMEYLLECSDIENIPRSLFKVLAIIKKSPKGKKKRMVEMKVDEEVECILNVSASMKQVLWDVIPEDDFDLKFAGVYTEDHGESDGDDICEDNEQHMENNVSNFSDFNEEVGSTEEIEIKLANSDSMAGISLMESDSLNSLKVTNSMPYHLVSFGNMETNRVCDKDLSLERNLVFDDDRGICGNRYLGVQVASDEVSMVAYCVIGRMLGDFARIEGCELNSSDLCYLESGSNDLNKKFSKAARKEKTTHEEDDCSIMIK, translated from the exons ATGGAATTCTGGTACGAAGATTGTAAATCGTTGTTGGAACAAGTTAATCTTCAAGAGAAGGAGCTTAGGAACAAGAGAAG GTGGTTAATCGGATTACCAACGTCCGGAAACGAAGCTGGCAAACTAAAAGAATCTAAATCTCAACCTGAAAG GCCCATACCTGAATACCTACTTAGGGAAGATGAT GTATTCTATGAAACTATAAGATCTTTTGTCAAAAAGCTAGTTGAAGAACCTGAATCCAAAAACAAATACCAAATTCTTCATGATGACATGCAACTTATTCATTCACCTACAGACATTACAACTCTTCTATTCCTAATCGATGATATGACAAATCAAGGCCTTTTCCAATTTGCCAAACTACTGACAAGTGGTTCCATTGAATTTGAAAAAACCCGTTGGAAAATGAAACAAATCATCAAACAACACCTCTTGGAAAACAATACCCCAAAGATAAAACTATCCAACGATCATTTATCATTACTCAAGAATCCACAAAATTTCCGTTGGAATCACGAATTCCGTTTCATTCCCGATTCCGGTTCTTCCCATTCCGCTGTTTATAAGATACTTAGCATACTCGAAGATTTACCCCTTCAAACTCTTTCCGCCATGCATCGAAAACTCCGTGGAGTCAAAGATTACATTCCGAAGTTAATCCCAAAAAGATCCGGATGGAATCGCGACGTGTTGATCAAGCGATTGAGAGTTAAGTGTTTACGGTTCCTTTCGAAACTTAATGAAGGAGATTCATTACAAGAACCATTAGCAAAAGCAATGGAAGTTGCAGGGTTGACTTTAAAGTTGATTCAAGGATATCACTATGCAACTAACTTCATTCAATTTTCACCCGAAATTATCTCTCTTCAAAACGAGATTGCAATGTGTATCAAACTAGTTGACCATATTGAACtaaaatttttaaagaaaatacaaattataATCGACCCTGATGTGAAATTATCTGATTCGCCTTTACGGGTTAAGAATTTGTTGATGGAATATCTTTTAGAGTGTAGTGATATTGAGAACATTCCACGGTCTTTATTTAAAGTTCTTGCTATTATAAAGAAAAGTCCTAAAGGTAAAAAGAAACGTATGGTGGAAATGAAAGTAGATGAAGAAGTGGAATGTATTTTGAACGTGAGTGCTTCTATGAAGCAAGTTTTGTGGGATGTGATCCCGGAGGATGATTTTGACCTAAAGTTTGCTGGTGTGTACACGGAGGATCATGGAGAAAGTGATGGTGATGATATTTGTGAAGATAATGAACAACATATGGAAAATAATGTGTCTAATTTCAGTGATTTCAATGAAGAAGTAGGAAGTACCGAGGAGATTGAGATCAAACTGGCTAATTCCGATTCCATGGCGGGAATTAGTTTGATGGAATCGGATTCCTTGAATAGTTTGAAAGTTACAAATTCAATGCCATATCACTTGGTGAGCTTTGGAAATATGGAAACGAATCGAGTTTGTGATAAAGATTTAAGTTTGGAAAGGAATTTAGTGTTTGATGATGATAGGGGTATTTGTGGAAATCGGTACCTTGGTGTGCAAGTTGCTAGTGATGAGGTGAGTATGGTGGCGTATTGTGTCATTGGTCGTATGTTGGGTGATTTTGCACGAATCGAAGGATGTGAATTGAATTCCAGTGATTTATGTTATCTTGAAAGTGGAAGCaatgatttaaataaaaaatttagtaAAG CTGCAAGAAAAGAAAAAACTACTCATGAGGAAGATGACTGTTCAATCATGATTAAG TGA
- the LOC111897644 gene encoding uncharacterized protein LOC111897644 → MLRRNVRLRREYLYRKSLEGKERLLYEKKRKIKQALEEGKPIPTELRNEDAALRQEIDLEDERTAVPRSTIDDEYANANERDPKILLTTSHDPSAPLKQFVKELKFVFPNSQRMNRGGQVISEIVETCRAHDFTDLILVYEHRGVPDKIVISHLPFGPTSYFQILNVVTRHDNKDKKEMGTVSEAYPHLILNNFSTKIGERTATILKHLFPVPKPDSKRIITFANQSDYISFRHHVYRQSGGPKSIDLKEVGPRFELKLYQIKLGTVDQDEAQTEWVLRSFMNTSKKQKVLGE, encoded by the exons ATGTTGCGAAGGAATGTGAGGTTGAGAAGAGAGTATCTGTATAGGAAAAGTTTGGAAGGCAAAGAGCGTTTGCTTTACGAGAAGAAACGCAAAATCAAACAAGCTCTTGaag AGGGGAAACCAATTCCGACTGAGCTCAGAAACGAGGATGCTGCTCTTCGCCAAGAAATCGACCTTGAAGATGAACGAACTGCAG TTCCAAGATCAACCATAGACGATGAATATGCAAATGCAAATGAAAGAGATCCAAAAATCCTACTAACCACATCTCATGACCCAAGTGCTCCTCTTAAACAGTTCGTAAAG GAATTGAAGTTTGTCTTTCCCAATTCACAACGTATGAACCGAGGTGGTCAG GTTATATCTGAAATAGTTGAGACTTGTAGAGCACATGACTTTACAGATCTTATCCTTGTTTATGAACATCGTGGTGTTCCTGATAAGATTGTTATAAGTCACTTGCCTTTTGGTCCAACTTCTTATTTTCAAATCCTCAATGTG GTTACAAGACATGACAATAAAGACAAGAAGGAAATGGGAACTGTTTCTGAGGCTTATCCACATCTGATTCTTAACAACTTTTCAACCAAG ATTGGTGAAAGGACTGCAACCATCTTAAAGCATCTCTTCCCAGTGCCTAAGCCTGATTCCAAACGTATAATCACTTTTGCTAATCAATCAGATTACATTTCTTTCAG GCATCATGTCTATAGGCAAAGTGGAGGTCCTAAATCGATTGATTTAAAGGAGGTTGGACCTCGATTTGAGTTAAAATTGTATCAG ATAAAGCTTGGAACAGTTGATCAAGACGAAGCACAAACAGAATGGGTGCTGAGATCCTTCATGAACACCTCCAAGAAGCAGAAAGTTTTAGGCGAATGA